GCTGGCGGTGCATTCGACGGTGCTGGGACCGGCCATCGCCGGGGTGCGGCTGCGCCCGATGGACGAGCAGGAGGCGCTGAAAAGTGCCCTGACCCTCAGCGAGAGCCTCACGCTCAAGGCGGCGCTGGCGGGCCTGAACTACGGCGGCGGCGCGTGCGTGCTGCTGATGCCGGATACCGGCGTGGACGACCCGCACGCCCGCGAGGCGCTGTTCCGGGCGCTGGGGCGCAAGGTCCGCCCCCTTCAGTCCCTGGTCGTGCTGACCGAGGACATCGGCGTGACCCCGAGCGACATCGCCTTTGTCGCGCAGGAGACGCCCGCCACGCTGGGCGTGAACACCGACACCAGCAGCGTGACCGGCTACGGCGTGTACCGGGGCATGAAGGCCGCCGCCCGTTCCGCCCTGGGCAGCGAGAGCATGCGCGGCGTGCGGGTGGCGATCCTGGGCGTGGGCGCGGTGGGCCGCACGCTGGCCGAACACCTGCACCGCGAGGGCGCCCGCCTCACGGTCGCGGACGAGCGGGCCGAGCGGGCGGAGGCGCTGGCGGACGATCTGGACGGCGTGACGGTCGTGGGCGCGGACGACCTGCTGGACGTGCCCTGCGACATCCTCGCGCCCTGCGGCTACGGCCATTCCATCCACAGCGCCGACGTGCCCCGCCTGCAATGCCGCCTGATCGCGGGCG
The window above is part of the Deinococcus metallilatus genome. Proteins encoded here:
- a CDS encoding Glu/Leu/Phe/Val dehydrogenase family protein, with the protein product MQIFEEMQARGHEALTLLHHAPSGLKAALAVHSTVLGPAIAGVRLRPMDEQEALKSALTLSESLTLKAALAGLNYGGGACVLLMPDTGVDDPHAREALFRALGRKVRPLQSLVVLTEDIGVTPSDIAFVAQETPATLGVNTDTSSVTGYGVYRGMKAAARSALGSESMRGVRVAILGVGAVGRTLAEHLHREGARLTVADERAERAEALADDLDGVTVVGADDLLDVPCDILAPCGYGHSIHSADVPRLQCRLIAGGEHHPLSRRGEDAVKEAGIMYIPDFAINAAGLIAAATTLTPEQAAERVYGTVSRIVNVADQVGKPPHVVARRMAERRIDLIGSLGRGA